AAGCGGGACCCGAAGTCGCCCGATGCCTTCGCCGCCCCGGTTCCGGGTTCGGCTCCGGCCCAAACCCCGGCCGCGCCCGCCAAACCCGACGAGGACGCGGTGGCCAAAAGCCTCACCACCCGCGATCCGACCCTGCTGACCCAGGCCGAAATCGACCTGTTGCAGCAGCTTGCCGAACGGCGCGAGATCCTGGAGGCGCGGGCGCGGGAGTTGGACGTGCGGACCGGCCTGCTGAATGCCGCCGAGGCCCGAATCGACAAGAAAATCGTCGAGTTGAAGCGGTTTCAGGACACCATCGACAAGCTGATCAAGACCTACGACAAGCAGCAGGAGGATAAGCTGCTGAGCTTGGTCAAGATCTATGAAAGCATGAAGCCCAAGGATGCCGCTACGGTGTTCGAAGGCCTGGACATGGACACTCTGCTGAACATCGTGGAGCGTATGAAGGAAAAGAAACTGGCGGAAGTGATGGGAAAGATGAATCCAAACAAGGCCTCCGAAGTGACCACCGAACTGATGCGCCTGCGCCAGATGCCGCAACCCGGCCTGGGGTCGGGAGGCTGAAGTGGGAGTCGGACTCAGAAACCCGAAAGTTCGGCAGGAAAAGGGTTGCGCCGCTTTCACCCTTGATTTAACTAGTTTCATGGGAAAGAATCCAGCGATCCGCGGGGTTCCTCGTGGGGTATCGATTTCGACACGCGCCGAGCCGAAGATGGAGAGCTAGATGGCTGTCGACATGAACATGAACGTCCTGATCGTGGATGACTACAAGACCATGCTGCGCATCATCCGCAATCTGCTGCGCCAACTGAATTTCGTGAATATCGACGAGGCGACGGACGGCTCGATGGCCCTGCAGAAGCTGCGGCAGGGGACGTTTGGCCTGGTGATCTCGGATTGGAATATGGAGCCGATGACCGGTATCCAGTTGCTGCGCGAGGTTCGCGCGGACCCCAAGCTGAAGCACATCCCGTTCATCATGGTCACGGCCGAAAGCAAGTCGGAGAACGTGATCGCGGCCAAGGAGGCCGGGGTTTCCAACTACATCGTCAAGCCCTTCAACGCCGAGACGCTGAAGGCGAAACTGGTCAGCGTGCTGGGCGAGTTCTAAGGACTGGAAACGCGAATGGCCGTTGGCGAGGTGGACGCCGAACTGGGTGCGCGTCTCGATGAACTCCGCAAGAACCGGGATGATACCGTCCGGATCAGCGAGGTCGCCGATGTCGTGCATAGTTTGATGGCTACGCTCAAAGGCGACCTTTCCACCAGCGACCTGCAGATCTACAACGAGTTGGAAGCGCTGGCCACCTACATCGAGACGGCCAAGCGCGAGATTGCGGCCTTGCGGCCCGACGAGGTCAGGGACGAATACATTCCGACCGCCGCCGACGAACTGGATGCCATCGTCGAAGCCACGGCGGAAGCGACCAACGCCATCATGGACGCCACCGAATCGGTGGAAAAGGTGATGGCCCACTTGGCGCAGGAGGACTCCGAGGCCCTGATGGACGCCACCACCCGGATCTACGAGGCCTGCGGCTTCCAGGACATCACCGGCCAACGTATCACCAAGGTCGTTCGGGCGCTGAAGCATATCGAGCAGAAGATCGATGCCCTGGTGGAAGCTTTCGGGCAGGAGATCGAGAAAGTAAAGGCCGCCAACCCCGCGAATCCCGCGGAGGCGGAGCCACCGCCGATCACCGATGCGGACCTCCTGCACGGCCCTCAGCTCAAGACCGACGCAAAATCGCAAGCGGAGATCGACGCGCTGTTCGCCAGCTTCGATTAGACGGCCATGGAAGAGCTTCTCGGCGCCTCGCCCCGGCAAGAGGAAAGCACGAGTTCCCCCACCCTCGCCCTCTTCCTGGGCCTGTACCTCCTGATCCTTGCCTTCTTCATCCTTTTGGTATCCATCTCGACCACCGAGGACGCCAAGGCCAAGGCCGTCATGGAAGGCCTGACGTCCACCTTCGCGTCCCTGCTTTCCCCGACGTCCGATCCCACCAACTTCACGTCCAAGGAAGGTGACTTGGTGGCTGCCGGGGCCGAGTTCCAGGAGCAGATCGCCGGTACTTTCGCCGCCGAAATCCAGATCACCCGGGTCGAAGCCGTTACTCCGGGCCGGGCCATGCGGGTCGTGATGCCCGCCGATGCCTTGTTCGTCGCCGACCAGGCTCACTTGCGGGACAACCAGATGCCGTTGCTCGATCGCATCGTGGCGGAACTCAGCCGCCGGTCTCCGGGCATGCGCTACGAAATGGAACTGGTGCTGAACAGCAAATACGCCATCGGCCGCGACCTGCCGGTAGGCCAGACCCTGGAAAGCGCGCGGGCCGGAACCTTCGCCCGCGCCATGGCCCAACGCGGCGTGCCTCCCGAATCGGTCTCGGTAGCGCTGAAGCCCGGCGAGCCCAAGGAACTCGTCCTGTGGTTCCTGTCCCGCCCGCTGGACGAGGCACGGGTCCGCTTCGACCTTCCGGCCAGGCCCGCGGCACCGGCCCCGAAGCCGGCCACGCCGGCCTCGGGCGCCAAGGTCGAAGCCCCGCTCCCGCCACCCGTCGCGCCCCCGGAAGCTCCGGCGGCGCCTTCGCCGCCCCCCCCGTGAGCGAGGCCGTCCCATGGCGCCCGGTCTGGACGACGAGGATTTCGAGAGGCTTCCCAAGGTGGAACAGGAAAAGGTCTGGCTGCTGACCTTCACCGATACCGTATGTCTGATGCTGACCTTCTTCGTGATGCTGTTCTCCATGTCCCACGTCCAGGCGGACAAGTGGAAGGAGATCGCCGATTCCCTGTCGCAAAGCCTCAGTCCCATCAAGCCCGAGAACGC
This genomic window from Magnetospirillum sp. WYHS-4 contains:
- a CDS encoding response regulator codes for the protein MAVDMNMNVLIVDDYKTMLRIIRNLLRQLNFVNIDEATDGSMALQKLRQGTFGLVISDWNMEPMTGIQLLREVRADPKLKHIPFIMVTAESKSENVIAAKEAGVSNYIVKPFNAETLKAKLVSVLGEF
- a CDS encoding protein phosphatase CheZ, which encodes MAVGEVDAELGARLDELRKNRDDTVRISEVADVVHSLMATLKGDLSTSDLQIYNELEALATYIETAKREIAALRPDEVRDEYIPTAADELDAIVEATAEATNAIMDATESVEKVMAHLAQEDSEALMDATTRIYEACGFQDITGQRITKVVRALKHIEQKIDALVEAFGQEIEKVKAANPANPAEAEPPPITDADLLHGPQLKTDAKSQAEIDALFASFD